The following coding sequences are from one Diadema setosum chromosome 9, eeDiaSeto1, whole genome shotgun sequence window:
- the LOC140232942 gene encoding ubiquitin-like protein NEDD8, protein MLIKVKTLTGKEIEIDIEPTDKVERIKERVEEKEGIPPPQQRLIFSGKQMNDEKTASDYKVQGGSVLHLVLALRGGHR, encoded by the exons ATGTTGATTAAAGTGAAG ACACTCACAGGGAAAGAG ATTGAGATTGATATAGAGCCAACAGACAAG GTGGAGAGGATAAAGGAGAGAGTGGAGGAGAAGGAGGGTATCCCACCACCACAGCAACGGCTGATTTTCAGCGGGAAACAAAT GAATGATGAGAAGACAGCATCAGACTACAAGGTTCAGGGTGGCTCCGTCCTACATCTCGTGTTGGCGCTGAGGGGTGGTCATCGATGA